A DNA window from Paenibacillus sp. HWE-109 contains the following coding sequences:
- the sigY gene encoding RNA polymerase sigma factor SigY translates to MEEHELIRQALRGDHAALSQLLQLHYDFVYKYLLKITMHPAMAEDLTQETMIKSIEKISLYNEKSSKFSSWLMTIATRLYIDQGRRRKREKLWQEEQQQSLRYMQWQAGNQHEDWPDVLNALTELSEDSRIPLILKHYYGYTYEEIGSILAIAEGTAKSRVHHALKQVRKELG, encoded by the coding sequence TTGGAAGAGCATGAACTTATTCGCCAGGCTCTGCGGGGAGACCATGCCGCACTGTCTCAGCTGCTCCAACTGCATTATGATTTTGTTTATAAATATCTGCTGAAAATCACGATGCATCCGGCCATGGCCGAAGATCTCACACAAGAAACGATGATCAAAAGCATTGAGAAAATATCGCTCTACAATGAGAAATCCTCCAAGTTTTCTTCTTGGCTCATGACCATCGCTACTCGTCTTTACATTGATCAAGGCAGGCGCCGCAAACGTGAAAAGCTGTGGCAGGAAGAGCAGCAGCAGTCCTTGCGCTACATGCAGTGGCAGGCAGGGAATCAGCATGAGGATTGGCCTGATGTGTTGAATGCTTTAACGGAACTATCCGAGGATAGCCGCATCCCGCTCATTCTGAAACATTATTATGGCTACACCTATGAAGAAATCGGCAGCATACTCGCCATCGCCGAAGGCACGGCCAAATCCAGGGTGCATCATGCATTGAAACAAGTACGGAAGGAGTTAGGTTAG
- a CDS encoding DUF5345 family protein, with translation MDTSKKPPSRGEEAASDGLTGKLQRDGAAEAHARVEQGGGPSDEQIVQSLKEGLSTLDRMFPSSSPTASWFEQQVAATTKKQRSKLLSDLLKLWLGALVLLYLLYVTATAQPIAFTLLQAAALIAPLAWLILRKQVDTHE, from the coding sequence ATGGATACAAGCAAGAAACCGCCTTCCCGGGGCGAGGAGGCTGCTTCTGATGGGCTTACCGGGAAATTGCAGCGGGATGGCGCGGCTGAGGCGCATGCGCGAGTTGAGCAAGGTGGGGGACCCAGTGATGAACAAATCGTTCAATCGCTAAAAGAAGGGTTGAGCACGCTCGATCGCATGTTTCCATCCTCTTCCCCTACCGCATCTTGGTTCGAACAACAAGTAGCCGCGACAACAAAGAAACAACGCTCGAAACTGCTGAGCGATTTGCTTAAACTTTGGCTGGGTGCGCTTGTCCTGCTATATCTCTTGTATGTAACAGCGACTGCTCAGCCAATCGCCTTCACATTGCTGCAAGCTGCCGCCTTAATTGCACCATTAGCATGGTTAATTCTTCGAAAGCAGGTGGATACGCATGAATAA
- a CDS encoding sigmaY antisigma factor component, protein MNNPNWDALPLWAWISLAILLLSQSTWLFVDARKRSARYPWFWGIWGIIQMPTPLIIYLFAVRKIHRGWSRKPHD, encoded by the coding sequence ATGAATAATCCTAATTGGGACGCATTGCCTCTGTGGGCTTGGATCAGCTTGGCAATCCTTTTGCTCAGTCAAAGCACTTGGTTGTTCGTTGATGCGCGCAAGCGCAGCGCCCGTTATCCTTGGTTCTGGGGCATCTGGGGCATCATCCAAATGCCCACGCCGCTGATCATCTATCTGTTTGCCGTCCGCAAGATTCATCGTGGCTGGTCGCGTAAGCCACATGATTGA
- a CDS encoding GNAT family N-acetyltransferase → MEYIRITSIDNPLFRAMHDLMKEVFPPEEVLEYSLWKEPLEDPGIRVFVAVHEGKVVGTTEYRYYDDFQVAMTDFTIIGQAGLGIGRFLARKRWADLAALALESGKPMLGMFAEIYDPYRIEGHAFGGVKPMDPYVRREVLSHLGYKRIDFPYVHPSWENNGEAVEELDLCFLPTDEEAAELDAAIVVEFLKRYYAILANKPQAWHDMVAGLEQRTALPLLQL, encoded by the coding sequence ATGGAGTACATCCGCATAACAAGTATTGATAATCCTTTATTTCGCGCGATGCATGATTTGATGAAGGAGGTATTTCCTCCGGAAGAGGTACTCGAATATTCTTTATGGAAAGAGCCGTTGGAGGACCCGGGCATCCGTGTATTCGTAGCGGTGCATGAAGGTAAAGTGGTGGGTACGACAGAGTATCGCTACTATGACGATTTTCAGGTAGCGATGACCGATTTCACGATTATCGGTCAAGCAGGGCTTGGTATTGGGCGGTTCCTGGCGCGTAAACGCTGGGCTGACTTGGCGGCTTTGGCCTTAGAATCGGGTAAGCCAATGCTTGGGATGTTCGCCGAAATCTATGATCCTTATCGGATCGAGGGGCATGCTTTTGGCGGCGTGAAGCCGATGGATCCGTACGTGCGACGTGAAGTACTGTCGCATCTAGGGTATAAGCGGATCGATTTCCCTTATGTTCACCCGTCATGGGAGAACAATGGCGAAGCCGTAGAGGAGCTTGATCTCTGCTTCCTGCCGACAGATGAGGAGGCTGCGGAGCTTGATGCCGCGATCGTTGTGGAGTTCCTGAAGCGCTACTATGCGATTCTGGCGAACAAGCCGCAGGCCTGGCATGACATGGTCGCTGGTTTGGAGCAGCGGACGGCTTTACCGCTTTTGCAGCTCTAA
- a CDS encoding GNAT family N-acetyltransferase, with protein sequence MAAFYMKKMFVFDGDKPIEAVIRTYGQEDFAALIRVQQESFPPPFPSELWWDEEQLTEHITRFPEGALCVEVAGEIAGSLTGLRVNYEEADAIDHSWSTITDEGYIRTHRPDGDTLYIVDICIRPAYRKLGLGKWMMQSMYEVVVHLGLSRLLGGGRMPGYQRYADKWSADEYVHEVMEGNVKDPVLTFLLRCGRTPVQVVPNYLEDVESLNYALLMEWRNPFRP encoded by the coding sequence ATGGCAGCGTTTTATATGAAAAAGATGTTCGTCTTCGACGGTGACAAGCCGATTGAGGCTGTCATTCGCACATATGGCCAGGAGGACTTCGCCGCGCTCATTCGGGTACAGCAGGAAAGTTTTCCTCCGCCCTTTCCTTCGGAGCTTTGGTGGGATGAAGAACAACTGACCGAGCATATCACACGGTTTCCAGAAGGGGCGCTCTGTGTAGAAGTGGCTGGCGAGATCGCAGGATCCCTTACAGGTCTTCGTGTTAATTATGAGGAAGCCGATGCCATTGACCATAGCTGGTCTACGATAACGGATGAAGGTTATATTCGTACGCATCGACCGGACGGAGATACCCTCTACATTGTAGACATTTGCATACGGCCTGCGTACCGCAAGCTTGGGCTCGGAAAGTGGATGATGCAGTCCATGTATGAAGTAGTTGTGCATCTGGGGCTAAGCAGGCTGCTTGGCGGTGGCCGGATGCCCGGATATCAGCGATATGCCGACAAGTGGAGCGCAGACGAATATGTCCACGAAGTGATGGAGGGGAACGTGAAGGACCCTGTGCTTACGTTCTTGCTGCGATGCGGCAGGACGCCGGTGCAGGTGGTGCCGAACTATCTAGAGGATGTGGAGTCGCTGAACTATGCGCTTCTGATGGAGTGGCGGAATCCGTTTCGGCCATGA
- a CDS encoding carbon-nitrogen hydrolase family protein yields MKMRVSAVQYHLHTIHSFEEFAAQVEHYVKIAQEFEADFVLFPELFTTQLMSIGDDNGKALPIEALPAYTEAYRSLFQGLAQQTGMHLIGGTHIIAEEGKLYNTAFLFYPDGRIGEQKKLHITPTEVKEWNMGAGDSLQVFDTDKGRIAMLVCYDVEFPEIVRMARARGADVLFAPSCTDDRHGFHRVRYTCHARTIENQIYVVTTGTVGALPTVDFMRGNFGQAAVLTPNDVPFPPKGILVEGEINGDMVVTADLDLDLLTLVREKGSVTTWRDRRTDLYTDWS; encoded by the coding sequence TTGAAGATGCGAGTTTCGGCTGTGCAGTACCATTTGCACACGATACATAGTTTTGAGGAGTTTGCCGCGCAAGTGGAGCATTATGTTAAAATAGCCCAGGAGTTTGAGGCGGATTTTGTCCTATTTCCGGAGTTGTTTACTACGCAACTGATGTCCATCGGGGACGACAATGGAAAGGCGCTGCCGATTGAGGCTTTGCCTGCCTACACGGAAGCTTACCGCAGCCTTTTTCAAGGGCTGGCTCAGCAGACGGGCATGCATTTGATTGGTGGCACTCATATTATTGCAGAGGAAGGCAAGTTGTATAATACAGCCTTTTTATTTTATCCAGACGGACGAATCGGGGAGCAGAAAAAGCTGCACATTACCCCTACTGAGGTCAAGGAATGGAATATGGGGGCTGGAGATTCGCTCCAGGTTTTTGATACGGATAAAGGCCGCATCGCCATGCTGGTCTGTTATGATGTGGAGTTTCCCGAAATCGTACGGATGGCAAGGGCTCGCGGAGCGGATGTCCTCTTTGCGCCGTCTTGCACGGATGATCGCCATGGCTTTCATCGGGTGCGTTATACGTGCCATGCCAGAACGATTGAGAATCAAATCTATGTGGTAACGACAGGGACGGTCGGGGCCTTGCCGACAGTTGACTTCATGCGGGGAAATTTCGGGCAGGCAGCGGTACTTACGCCTAATGATGTCCCTTTTCCGCCAAAAGGCATCTTGGTTGAAGGTGAGATCAACGGTGATATGGTCGTTACGGCTGATCTGGATTTGGACCTTTTGACCCTAGTGCGGGAAAAAGGTTCTGTCACCACTTGGCGTGACCGCCGAACGGATTTGTATACGGACTGGTCCTAA
- a CDS encoding acrylyl-CoA reductase family protein, protein MESFKALVVERADGQFAVEVKELTLEDLPAGEVTIRVKYTSMNYKDALACSPSGRVVRTYPMVPGIDLAGTVVASSDSCYREGDDVLVTSYELGTGHYGGFSSFARVSADWVVPLPSGLSHREAMILGTAGFTAALSIQWLENNGLNKDKGPVLVRGATGGVGSSSVSMLAGLGYEVEASTGKFADHAYLVELGAKHVISREELSPQVQKPLNKEYWAGAVDPVGGNSLAHVLSRMQYGGSVALSGLTGGGEFSASVYPFILRGVNILGIDSVYCPMAIRKPLWERIATELKPPLLERTVYKEVTLEEVEAVAGEVLNGQVRGRVLVRL, encoded by the coding sequence ATGGAGAGCTTCAAGGCATTAGTTGTTGAGCGCGCAGATGGTCAATTTGCTGTCGAGGTCAAAGAGCTGACATTGGAGGATCTGCCAGCAGGAGAAGTAACGATTCGTGTTAAATATACGAGTATGAACTATAAAGATGCGCTGGCCTGCAGTCCGTCGGGGCGTGTCGTAAGAACTTATCCGATGGTGCCTGGGATCGATTTGGCGGGTACTGTGGTTGCTTCGTCGGACAGCTGTTATCGGGAAGGTGACGACGTGCTGGTGACCAGCTATGAACTGGGCACAGGGCATTATGGCGGCTTCAGCTCATTCGCGCGCGTATCGGCAGATTGGGTAGTTCCTCTTCCTTCGGGACTATCGCATCGGGAAGCGATGATTCTTGGTACGGCAGGCTTTACCGCGGCGCTTTCAATTCAGTGGCTTGAGAACAATGGGCTCAATAAGGACAAAGGGCCTGTGCTGGTGCGAGGTGCGACCGGCGGTGTGGGAAGCAGCAGCGTGTCCATGCTGGCAGGACTGGGATACGAAGTGGAAGCGAGCACGGGGAAATTCGCTGATCATGCGTATTTAGTGGAGCTTGGCGCGAAGCATGTTATCTCCCGTGAGGAACTATCCCCGCAAGTCCAGAAGCCGCTGAATAAGGAATATTGGGCTGGAGCTGTTGACCCTGTCGGGGGCAATTCACTGGCGCATGTGCTCAGCAGGATGCAATACGGCGGCTCCGTGGCGCTGAGTGGTTTGACAGGTGGCGGCGAGTTCAGCGCGTCGGTGTACCCTTTTATTTTAAGGGGCGTGAACATATTAGGCATTGATTCGGTGTACTGTCCCATGGCGATTCGCAAGCCTCTTTGGGAGCGCATAGCGACGGAGTTGAAACCGCCGTTATTGGAGCGGACTGTTTATAAAGAAGTGACGCTGGAGGAAGTCGAGGCGGTCGCCGGCGAAGTTTTGAACGGGCAGGTGAGAGGGAGAGTGCTTGTCCGGTTATAG
- a CDS encoding UDP-glucose--hexose-1-phosphate uridylyltransferase, translating to MEHALKASQHTALVIERLLQFAKQNGLVEHLDVYTSRNALLDLFGLAEPFQGEVPDEKLASPVAVLEELLDAAYEIGLLEENTTTYRDLLDARIMGLLMPRPSEVVHQFWNTAKSTSVEAATNYFYKQSIDSNYIRMDRIQKNAYWLAETPYGHLEITINLSKPEKDPKEIALLKTLPQSSYPLCLLCVDNLGYAGRVNHPARQNLRVIPLELDGEKWYFQYSPYVYYNEHSIIFHEKHIPMKTTANTFYRLLDFIEQFPHYFIGSNADLPIVGGSILNHDHFQGGRHQFPMEIAPSEKVFSHANFAGVKAAIVKWPMSVLRLSGHNKQQLYKLASKLLEDWRAYSDAEADVLAFSEKDGQRIPHNTITPIARNNARGEYELDLVLRNNRTSEEHPDGIFHPHQHLHHIKKENIGLIEVMGLAVLPGRLQEELADIAKILTGEAEFGSEIQAEAAHPLHKHEEWIASLLAKQGASLTQDEANALLQAEVGSKFMDVLLDAGVFKRDEAGQAAFERFLTAAGFVQP from the coding sequence ATGGAACACGCATTGAAAGCGTCGCAGCATACAGCATTAGTGATCGAAAGGCTCCTGCAGTTCGCCAAGCAAAATGGGCTGGTTGAGCACCTTGATGTGTACACATCAAGGAATGCTTTACTCGATCTATTCGGACTTGCTGAGCCCTTTCAAGGGGAGGTGCCGGATGAGAAGTTGGCGAGTCCCGTTGCCGTTTTGGAGGAGCTTTTGGATGCTGCCTATGAAATCGGCCTTCTAGAAGAAAATACGACGACTTACCGTGATTTGTTGGATGCACGCATTATGGGGCTCTTAATGCCCCGTCCTTCCGAGGTTGTTCATCAATTCTGGAATACGGCGAAATCGACTAGTGTTGAAGCGGCCACGAATTATTTTTACAAGCAATCGATTGATTCCAATTACATTCGTATGGACCGTATCCAGAAGAATGCTTATTGGTTAGCCGAAACACCTTATGGCCATCTTGAGATCACGATCAACCTTTCCAAACCGGAGAAAGATCCCAAGGAAATTGCTCTTCTCAAAACGCTGCCGCAAAGCAGCTACCCCTTATGTCTCCTGTGTGTGGACAATTTAGGTTATGCAGGCCGTGTGAATCACCCGGCTAGGCAAAACCTGCGTGTCATTCCACTGGAGCTGGACGGTGAGAAGTGGTACTTCCAATACTCGCCATATGTGTATTACAACGAGCACAGCATTATTTTCCATGAGAAGCACATTCCGATGAAAACGACGGCGAATACGTTTTACCGTTTGCTGGATTTCATTGAGCAGTTCCCGCACTATTTCATCGGGTCCAATGCGGATCTGCCGATTGTGGGTGGCTCGATTCTGAACCACGATCATTTCCAAGGCGGTCGCCACCAATTCCCGATGGAAATAGCGCCAAGTGAGAAAGTATTCTCACATGCGAACTTCGCAGGCGTGAAAGCAGCCATCGTCAAATGGCCGATGTCGGTTCTTCGCTTGAGCGGCCATAACAAGCAGCAGCTGTACAAGCTGGCCAGCAAGCTGCTCGAAGACTGGCGGGCCTACAGTGATGCGGAAGCGGACGTCCTCGCCTTCAGCGAGAAGGACGGACAGCGGATCCCGCATAACACGATTACTCCGATCGCCCGCAACAATGCGCGCGGCGAGTACGAGCTTGACCTGGTGCTGCGGAACAACCGCACCAGTGAAGAGCATCCGGATGGCATCTTCCATCCGCATCAGCACTTGCACCACATCAAGAAGGAGAACATCGGCTTGATTGAGGTCATGGGGCTGGCCGTATTGCCAGGCCGCCTGCAAGAGGAACTCGCGGATATCGCGAAGATCCTCACCGGCGAAGCCGAATTCGGCAGCGAGATCCAAGCGGAAGCCGCTCATCCGCTGCACAAGCATGAGGAGTGGATCGCGTCGCTGCTCGCGAAGCAGGGCGCGTCGCTGACGCAGGATGAAGCCAATGCGCTGCTGCAGGCGGAAGTCGGCAGCAAGTTCATGGACGTGCTGCTGGACGCAGGCGTCTTCAAGCGTGATGAAGCCGGGCAAGCGGCTTTTGAACGGTTTTTGACCGCTGCAGGCTTTGTGCAGCCATAA
- the galE gene encoding UDP-glucose 4-epimerase GalE, whose protein sequence is MAILVTGGAGYIGSHAVAELLAKGEEVVIVDNLQQGHRNAVLGGKLYVGDLRDGDFLDTVFTENSIDAIIHFAANSLVGESMTNPAKYYHNNVYGTLCLLEKMTQYDVKRIVFSSTAATYGEPENIPILESDRTLPTNTYGETKLAMEKMMKWFDTAHGIKYVSLRYFNAAGAHAGGKIGEDHSPETHLIPIILQVALGQRAHISIFGEDYATADGTCVRDYIHVSDLASAHVLAVEKLRGGADSNIYNLGNGTGFSVKEVIDIARKVTGHAIPAVIEPRRGGDPATLIASSDRARTELGWKPTRDSLEAIIESAWNWHQNNPNGYEK, encoded by the coding sequence ATGGCTATTTTGGTAACAGGTGGAGCGGGATATATTGGATCTCATGCCGTAGCAGAACTGCTGGCCAAAGGCGAAGAAGTCGTGATCGTGGATAACTTGCAGCAAGGTCACCGCAATGCTGTGCTGGGCGGCAAGCTTTACGTGGGGGATTTGCGCGATGGAGATTTTCTAGATACGGTTTTTACGGAAAACAGCATTGACGCTATTATCCACTTTGCGGCTAACTCGCTAGTTGGGGAAAGCATGACGAATCCAGCGAAATATTATCACAATAATGTGTACGGAACGCTTTGCTTGCTTGAAAAAATGACACAATACGACGTGAAAAGAATCGTCTTTTCCTCGACAGCAGCCACCTACGGGGAGCCTGAAAATATCCCGATCCTGGAGAGCGATCGCACATTGCCGACGAATACGTATGGCGAAACGAAGCTGGCTATGGAAAAAATGATGAAATGGTTCGATACAGCACATGGCATCAAATATGTATCGCTTCGCTATTTTAATGCAGCTGGCGCGCATGCAGGCGGTAAAATCGGGGAAGATCATAGTCCAGAGACGCATTTGATCCCGATTATTTTGCAAGTGGCACTTGGTCAAAGAGCGCATATCTCCATCTTCGGAGAAGACTATGCGACAGCTGACGGCACTTGTGTAAGGGACTATATACATGTTAGTGATTTGGCTAGCGCCCACGTACTTGCTGTTGAGAAGCTCCGCGGCGGAGCGGACAGCAATATTTATAACCTGGGGAACGGCACAGGCTTCTCGGTCAAAGAAGTAATTGATATTGCCCGCAAAGTAACTGGGCATGCGATTCCTGCTGTGATCGAACCGCGCAGAGGCGGTGATCCCGCTACGCTGATCGCATCTTCCGATCGGGCGAGAACCGAGCTTGGCTGGAAACCGACACGCGATTCCCTGGAAGCCATCATCGAAAGCGCGTGGAACTGGCATCAAAACAACCCGAACGGCTACGAAAAGTAG
- a CDS encoding galactokinase, which translates to MADLQALKDTFIEIYGTSATAISAFHAPGRVNLIGEHTDYNGGYVFPAALTFGTTLIIRPRQDRVIGFASTNLALRKQISIDDLSYQEADDWINYPKGIFVHLAKEGFPVTQGYDLLFHGEIPNGAGLSSSASIEVVTAFGLLTLENYPIDTVKIALLAQKTENQFVGVNCGIMDQFAVANGKKDNAILLMCDTLEYRHVPFQSGSYKLVIGNTNKRRGLVDSAYNERRSQCEQAVTYLQKQFPAITLLGQLNLAQFNEFKHLIPDETVRRRAQHVVEEIDRVLQSIEVLEANDLEAFGKLMIGSHDSLRDLYEVTGVELDTMVAAALKVPGVLGARMTGAGFGGCTVSLVHEDSVQTFIEQVGKEYTDKTGLTPSFYVCDIGNGVEQVGEAL; encoded by the coding sequence ATGGCAGATTTGCAGGCTTTAAAAGACACGTTTATTGAGATTTATGGGACTTCAGCGACGGCAATTTCAGCTTTTCATGCTCCAGGTCGTGTAAATTTGATTGGTGAGCATACGGATTATAATGGCGGCTATGTTTTTCCTGCAGCGTTAACATTCGGAACTACCCTGATCATTCGTCCGAGACAAGATCGTGTTATCGGGTTTGCTTCAACCAATTTGGCACTTCGCAAACAAATTTCCATAGATGACTTGAGCTACCAAGAAGCGGACGACTGGATCAACTATCCTAAAGGTATTTTCGTGCACTTGGCCAAAGAAGGTTTCCCGGTTACACAGGGGTACGACCTTCTATTCCATGGTGAAATCCCGAATGGTGCTGGACTTTCCTCCTCAGCTTCTATTGAAGTGGTTACAGCTTTCGGCTTGCTGACACTTGAAAATTATCCGATTGACACTGTGAAAATTGCTCTTCTCGCACAAAAAACAGAGAACCAATTCGTTGGTGTGAACTGTGGCATTATGGACCAATTCGCTGTTGCAAATGGCAAGAAGGATAACGCGATCCTGCTCATGTGCGACACGTTGGAATATCGCCATGTGCCTTTCCAAAGCGGCAGCTACAAACTGGTTATCGGAAATACGAACAAACGCAGAGGGCTCGTAGATTCTGCTTACAACGAGAGAAGAAGCCAGTGCGAGCAGGCTGTGACTTACTTGCAGAAGCAGTTCCCAGCTATTACATTGCTAGGTCAACTGAACTTGGCGCAGTTTAACGAGTTCAAGCACCTGATTCCGGACGAAACGGTTCGTCGCAGAGCGCAGCATGTTGTAGAAGAAATCGACCGTGTTCTTCAATCAATTGAAGTGCTGGAAGCGAACGATCTTGAAGCATTTGGCAAGCTGATGATTGGTTCTCATGACTCCCTGCGTGACCTCTATGAAGTTACAGGCGTGGAACTGGATACTATGGTCGCTGCAGCGCTCAAAGTTCCTGGTGTGCTTGGTGCACGGATGACCGGGGCAGGCTTCGGCGGATGCACAGTTTCCTTGGTCCATGAAGACAGCGTTCAAACATTTATCGAACAAGTGGGCAAAGAATATACAGACAAAACAGGCCTAACACCAAGTTTCTACGTATGTGATATCGGCAATGGTGTTGAGCAAGTCGGGGAGGCGTTGTAA
- a CDS encoding AraC family transcriptional regulator: protein MSKPESYYVVSNPLPAEEKRLTVLFAGESQTKPEHRLGPKVYDYYLIHYVVSGKGVFSSQGEEHALGAGDSFIIEPEQLISYVSDESDPWHYCWIAFTGEQAAASVSATGLNPLLPIIHTTRNRHIPVLFRHIQQALKAKKTNAQLKSVGYLHLLLGEYCEALASSTTAGLITEAESDRIVQQAIHYLSTQYAEPITIELMAESLGYNRAYLSRMFKRHTKVTPVTFLLKLRVDKAKLLLRERLELTIEQIASSVGFYDPLYFSKQFRRWYGVSPSEYRNQMKSL, encoded by the coding sequence ATGTCCAAGCCTGAAAGTTATTATGTCGTTTCGAATCCACTCCCAGCAGAGGAAAAGAGGCTCACCGTGCTGTTCGCCGGAGAAAGTCAGACGAAGCCGGAGCACCGTTTGGGCCCCAAGGTATATGACTACTATTTGATTCACTACGTTGTTTCGGGAAAAGGCGTGTTCTCCTCCCAAGGCGAAGAGCACGCACTCGGAGCTGGCGATAGCTTCATCATCGAGCCTGAGCAGCTGATCAGCTACGTCTCCGACGAGTCCGATCCTTGGCATTATTGTTGGATTGCATTCACAGGGGAACAAGCGGCTGCAAGCGTATCAGCAACTGGATTAAACCCTTTGCTGCCCATCATCCATACTACGCGGAATCGGCATATTCCCGTCCTGTTTCGGCATATCCAGCAAGCCTTGAAAGCTAAGAAAACCAATGCGCAGCTGAAATCAGTCGGATATCTTCATCTATTATTAGGTGAATATTGCGAAGCTCTAGCCTCCTCTACAACTGCCGGTCTAATCACAGAAGCAGAGAGCGACCGGATCGTGCAGCAAGCGATTCATTACTTATCCACGCAATATGCTGAACCTATCACCATTGAGCTAATGGCCGAGAGTTTGGGCTATAATCGGGCCTACCTTTCGCGCATGTTCAAGCGCCATACCAAAGTAACACCTGTCACCTTTCTCCTCAAGCTAAGAGTAGATAAAGCAAAACTGCTGTTGCGTGAACGGCTGGAGCTTACCATTGAGCAAATTGCCTCCTCCGTTGGGTTCTATGATCCGCTTTACTTCTCTAAGCAATTCCGCCGGTGGTACGGCGTCTCGCCCAGTGAGTATCGGAATCAGATGAAGTCTTTATGA
- a CDS encoding VOC family protein, producing MRMRLEGLTLLTNEVSRLASFYRDVLGFPTVVEEADYVELENSGVRLSICSKPLMADNTNGHYSFSEERKGQAFELNFQCDSPEEAIQKYDEFVAKGATAIAAPIMKHWGHTTGFFADPEGNIHSIFAVNK from the coding sequence ATGAGAATGCGCTTGGAAGGCCTAACCCTTCTGACCAATGAAGTTTCCCGTCTAGCCAGCTTCTATCGAGATGTTCTGGGATTTCCTACGGTAGTTGAGGAAGCGGACTATGTTGAATTGGAAAATAGCGGCGTGCGCCTGTCGATTTGTTCTAAGCCTTTGATGGCTGATAATACAAACGGGCATTATTCCTTTAGCGAAGAGCGCAAAGGACAAGCATTTGAGCTTAATTTTCAATGTGATTCTCCGGAAGAGGCGATTCAGAAGTATGATGAATTCGTTGCAAAAGGAGCAACGGCAATTGCAGCGCCAATTATGAAGCATTGGGGGCACACAACAGGATTTTTTGCAGATCCTGAGGGTAACATTCATTCCATATTTGCAGTCAATAAATAA